The Janthinobacterium tructae genome contains the following window.
CCAGTCCTGGTACGCGGGGGTAATGGCCAGCGAGACCTTGTCATGCTGGCGGATATTGTGCGCTTTCTGGCTGTCCAGCCCGATGCAGCAATACAGCGTCAGCTTGTCGTGCACGTAACTGACCACCGTCGTCTGAGGATAGCCATCCGGACGCACGGTGGCCAGGGCCATGTCCGGCGTGGCAGCGAGGACATCGGCAATGAACTGGCGATGGGATGAGTCCAGCGGCATCATGGTAATTCCTTCACGCAATGCACGGTGGGCGCGTTGCGCCCGTACTTCCAGAGTAGGAAGTTGCACAGCGTTTGGCAATGCGCCAGATCATGTGCCTGCGACATTGTCCGCACAGAAATACCGCCGATGCCAGCGATTTGTAGCGCCTATGTTGATATGCCTCAACTGGCCCGGCAGACAACGTTATACGGACGCGCTACAGTGGACAGGTAGCAGCGTACACATGCTGCCCTGACTACATTGAGGTGCGGCAGCCATGACACAGCGTAATCGCGAACGGCAGGCGCGGATCGAGCAGCTGGAGCAGGCGCTGCGACACGATGGGCGGCAGCGGGAAACCGTAGCGCCGTGCGCTATGACGCACTGCCGTCT
Protein-coding sequences here:
- a CDS encoding pyridoxamine 5'-phosphate oxidase family protein, whose product is MMPLDSSHRQFIADVLAATPDMALATVRPDGYPQTTVVSYVHDKLTLYCCIGLDSQKAHNIRQHDKVSLAITPAYQDWQHIRGLSMAGTAALVDSASETEQVADLMLFRFPQLRDVMGASTAAPWPGLVFLRIKPSVISLLNYELGFGHTELFAVS